Part of the Streptomyces sp. NBC_00457 genome, GCCACCATCTGGTACCCGTCCCACGGCCACTTCGGCCGCCGCGGCACCCTCATCGGCTACTACAACTTCGGCGCGAACGCCCTTGCGTACAGCGCCCTGCCGCACAAGGAGCGCGTCGCGCGGGCGGTGAGCCGGGGTGTGAAGATCCACGGCGAGAAGTACCGCACCGAACTCGACCGTTCGTTCAGCGTGGCCTGGCACCGCACCCCGCACATCGAGGCCGGCTGGGTGGGCTGGCCCTCGCAGAACGGACCCGAGTACCGGCTGCTCAACCAGCCCGCAGGACACGTGTACTTCGCCGGCGACTGGCTCAGCCACGTCATCGCCTGGCAGCACGGCGCGTTCACCTCGGCCCGCAAGGTCGTGACCGACATCCACGAGAGGGTGATGGCCGTATGAAGCGGCGTACGAAGGCAGTCATCGGTACGGCTCTGACCGCGTCGCTCCTCACGGGCGGCACCGCGCTCGCCGAGGCCCGGGGCTGGTGGCCCGGCGCGAAGGAGGTGCGCGTCATGCTGCCCGAGGGCCAGTCCAACCCGGCCATCGCGAACGGCGTGGCGATGGGCGGGGAGGTGGCCGTGTACCAGAGCAGCGGTCTCGGGCCCTCCGCGCTCAACCCCTCGGCGCCGCCAGGCACCCCGGAGTACTACACCGACCCGTCCCTCACCGAGGGCGCCGAAGGGGTCACGGTCACCGAGGCGCAGGCGCTCGTCGTGCTGCGCAACATCAAGACCAACTTGGCGACCGCGGGGCTCACCCCGGCCGACGTCATCACGATGAAGGCCTATCTGATGAAGCCGCCCGGCACCGAGACCGCCGATTACGCGGGCTGGAACCGCGCTTACCGGCAGTATTTCGCCAACATCGACCTGACAACACATCAGGTGGTGCCGGTGCCCATGGGCACCTCCGCCCCGAAGCCGCCGCTCCTCGCCAACAAGGCCCGCCCGGCGCGCGCCACGATGGAGGTGGCCTCCCTCGCCGTCAAGGGCTGGCTGGTGGAGGTCGAGGTCACCGCGGCGTACAAGAAGCGCTGAGGAGTGAAGATCGGCTGAGATACGTCGGGGCGGGGTCCGTCAGCGGGCACCGCCCCGTACGTTGCCCTCAGTGGTCTCTCCTGTCCGGCACACCAACTCCGTGCACTGGGAGCTCTCTTGGACACCGAAGACACCTCGGACGCCCCCCGTTCCGGCCCGCTGTCCCGCCGTAGATTCCTTCAAGCCACCGCCACGGCCACCGCGCTCGCCACCGTCACCGCGCCCGCCGCGACCGCGACATCCGGCGGTACGACGGCCCTCTCCTTCACCGCGGCGACAGGCGGTTCCGCGACCCTCGCCCCCTCCGGGGACCGGCTGATCGCCGAGGTCCAGAACGTTCTCTGGTCCGTCCCCCGCGCCGGAGGCCCCGCCGTCGCCCTCACCCCGCCCGGCCTCGAACCCACGCGCCCGCAGTACTCGCCCGACGGCAGCCGTCTCGTCGTGTGCGCCTACCGAGGCGGCGGCTTCCACCTCTGGACGCTGCGCCCCGACGGCACCGGGCTGCGGCAGCTCACCGACGGGCCGTGGGACGACCGGGGCCCGGCCTGGTCGCCGGACGGCACCCGGATCGCGTTCGCCTCCGAGCGCGGCGGCGACACCGTGAGCGGTGCCCCGTACCGCATCTGGGTCGTGGACGTGCGCACGGGCGCGCTGACCCGGCTCACCGGCCGCCCCGGCCAGGAGGGCCCCGGACAGGGCGCCCGCTGGGAGGACTTCGACCCGACCTGGTCGCCGGACGGCGAGCGGGTGCTGTTCGTCCGCGCGGCCGTCACCGAGACGGGCACCCTCCGCGCGGACACCGTCGTGTCGGTGGCCGCCGACGGCTCGGGCCCGGTCACCACCGAGCACACCGACGACTCCGGCGCCCAGCTGATGACCCCCGCCGTCTCGCCCACCGGGCGCTTGGTCCACCTGCGCACCACGGCAGCACCCGCGGCCTCCTGCACCCTGGTCGTCGACGGCGAACCGGTCGCCCTCGCGGGCGACGTCCTTCCGGCGCCGCCCCGCTGGACGGACGGCGAGCGCCTGCTGCTGAACATCGACGGCCACTTCCGCCTGGTCGACCCTGAAACCCCGGGCGACGGCGAGGAGATCCCGTTCACGGCCACGCTGCCCGTGGACCGGCCCCGCTACCGCGGAAAGTCGTACGACTTCGAGGGCGCCGGCACCCGTCCTGTCCGCGCCCTGCACCTGCCCGCCCTGTCCCCGGACGGCCGCTCCGTCGCCTTCGCCGCGCTGAACGCGCTGTGGACCGTCGAAACCAAGGGCGGCCGCGCACCGCGCAAGGTCCTCCAAGTCCCCGCCACCCGCTATGTGCTGGCGCCGACCTGGACGCCCGACGGCAGGGCGCTGGTGTACTCCGACGACCGGGACGGCCTGCTCGCCGTACGGCGCCACGACCTCGGCTCCGGCGAGGAGACCGTGCTCGCCGAGGGCGGCCGGGTCTTCCCGGCGCTCTCGCCGGACGGGACGCGGCTCGCCTGCCTGGACATGTCCGGCAACCTGGTGGTGCGCGACCTGCCCGACGGCGCCGAACGGGTCCTCGCCGCGCCCCTCGGAGCTGGGGGACTGCCCGGCCGCCCCAGCTGGTCGCCCGACGGCCGATACGTGGCGCTGTGCGACCGCAACCGGCTGAACCAGCGCTTCCGTGAGGGCTACAACCTCATCCGGGTCGTCGACACGACCACCGGGACCGCCGTCCTGCACGCCCTCGCGCCGCACACCTCGCTCGCGGACCGCTACGACTCCGGGCCCGTTTGGTCCCCGGACGGCCGCTGGATGGCCGTGGTCGCCGAGTCGGCGCTGTGGCTGCTGCCGGTCCGGCCCGACGGCACCCCGGACGGCGAGCCGCGCCAACTCACCACCGAGCCCGCCGACCACCCTTCCTGGTCCGCCGACGCGCGCACCCTCCTGTACCTGTCCGCGGGCACCCTGCGCCTGATCGACATCGGCACCGGCAAGTCCCGTACCGTGCGCGTCCCGCTGGACTACCGCAGACCGCGCCCTGCCGACACGGTCGTGCACGCGGGCCGCCTCTGGGACGGGACCGGGTCCGACGTGCGCGAGGACATCGACGTCGTGATCCGCGACGGCCGTATCGCGGAGGTCTCACCCCACCGCGGCGGCCGCCCCGCCGTACGCCGCATCGACGCGAGCGACCGCACGGTGATCCCAGGTCTGTGGGACGCGCACACCCACCCCTGGCAGTCGACGTACGGGGGCCGCCAGACCGCCCTCCAAGTCGCCTACGGCGTCACGACGGCCGTCTCGCTGGGCGGTTTCGCCTACGAGCAGGCCCGCGTCCGGGAGGCGGTCGCCGCCGGTGCCCTCGCCGGACCCCGGCTGCTGGCCACCGGTGAACTCCTGGACGGGCCGCGCGTCGCCTACAGCATGGGCCGGGCCCACCGCACTCCCGAGGGCCTGCGCCGTTCACTGGCACGCGGGGCCGCGCTGGACTGGGACTTCGTGAAGACGTACGTACGAGCCCCGGGGTGGGTGATGAAGGAGGCCGCCGACTTCGGGCACGACCGGCTCGGGGTGCGCAGCGGCAGCCATCTGTGCACCCCCGGTGTGCAGTTGGGCCAGGACCTGACGACCCATCTGCAGGCCACGCAGCGGCTGGAGTTCGGGCATGCGACATCCGCCTCGGGGCGTGCGTACCAGGACGTCGTGGAGATCTACACCCGCGCAGGCTTCCACCTCGTGGCCACGCCGTTCACGGCCGCGCCCCTGCTCGGCGCCGACCCCGCGCTCGCGGACGACCCGCGCGTCACCGCGATGATGCCGCCGTGGGACACCGCGCTGGTACGGCAGCAGGCGGGGCTCCCGCCCACCGACGCCCAACTGGCAACGCTGTCCAGGGAGATGGACGTCTACCGGCGCATCCTGGCGGGTGGTGGACTGATC contains:
- a CDS encoding Rid family hydrolase, producing the protein MKRRTKAVIGTALTASLLTGGTALAEARGWWPGAKEVRVMLPEGQSNPAIANGVAMGGEVAVYQSSGLGPSALNPSAPPGTPEYYTDPSLTEGAEGVTVTEAQALVVLRNIKTNLATAGLTPADVITMKAYLMKPPGTETADYAGWNRAYRQYFANIDLTTHQVVPVPMGTSAPKPPLLANKARPARATMEVASLAVKGWLVEVEVTAAYKKR
- a CDS encoding amidohydrolase family protein, which codes for MDTEDTSDAPRSGPLSRRRFLQATATATALATVTAPAATATSGGTTALSFTAATGGSATLAPSGDRLIAEVQNVLWSVPRAGGPAVALTPPGLEPTRPQYSPDGSRLVVCAYRGGGFHLWTLRPDGTGLRQLTDGPWDDRGPAWSPDGTRIAFASERGGDTVSGAPYRIWVVDVRTGALTRLTGRPGQEGPGQGARWEDFDPTWSPDGERVLFVRAAVTETGTLRADTVVSVAADGSGPVTTEHTDDSGAQLMTPAVSPTGRLVHLRTTAAPAASCTLVVDGEPVALAGDVLPAPPRWTDGERLLLNIDGHFRLVDPETPGDGEEIPFTATLPVDRPRYRGKSYDFEGAGTRPVRALHLPALSPDGRSVAFAALNALWTVETKGGRAPRKVLQVPATRYVLAPTWTPDGRALVYSDDRDGLLAVRRHDLGSGEETVLAEGGRVFPALSPDGTRLACLDMSGNLVVRDLPDGAERVLAAPLGAGGLPGRPSWSPDGRYVALCDRNRLNQRFREGYNLIRVVDTTTGTAVLHALAPHTSLADRYDSGPVWSPDGRWMAVVAESALWLLPVRPDGTPDGEPRQLTTEPADHPSWSADARTLLYLSAGTLRLIDIGTGKSRTVRVPLDYRRPRPADTVVHAGRLWDGTGSDVREDIDVVIRDGRIAEVSPHRGGRPAVRRIDASDRTVIPGLWDAHTHPWQSTYGGRQTALQVAYGVTTAVSLGGFAYEQARVREAVAAGALAGPRLLATGELLDGPRVAYSMGRAHRTPEGLRRSLARGAALDWDFVKTYVRAPGWVMKEAADFGHDRLGVRSGSHLCTPGVQLGQDLTTHLQATQRLEFGHATSASGRAYQDVVEIYTRAGFHLVATPFTAAPLLGADPALADDPRVTAMMPPWDTALVRQQAGLPPTDAQLATLSREMDVYRRILAGGGLIALGTDQPLVPVGLHLHLALRALHRSGLSPADALRTATLLPARVFGADDDLGTVEEGKLADLTLVDGDPFTDFATLIRTVAVLRGGILFEQADLVDAFGSAQPYRASTAQDWLEVSRQMRREGCCDPESGA